In uncultured Bacteroides sp., one genomic interval encodes:
- a CDS encoding glycoside hydrolase family 3 N-terminal domain-containing protein yields the protein MATCFMQVATFASAKDTKTEQKIEAVISKMTLDEKIGQMTELTIDVLGDIVNGEFKLNPAKLHEAIAKFKVGSFLNAPGPVAQNKEKWQEIIGEIQAKSMKEIGIPCIYGLDQNHGTTYTLGGTLFPQNINIGASFNPKWAYEAARITAYETRASDCPWTYSPTVDMARDPRWSRVWENYGEDCLVNSIMGSSAIYGFQGNDPNHIPADRIATSVKHYLGYSMARTGKDRTPAYIPISELREKCFAPFKECVQAGALTIMVNSGSINGLPVHANYELLTKWLKEDLKWDGMLITDWADINNLYTREHIAANKKEAIQIAINAGIDMAMEPYDLSFCSLLKELVQEGKVPMSRIDDAVRRVLRLKFRLDLFDRPNTQSAKYPLFGSPEHAELALHVAEESEILLKNKDNILPLVKGKKLLLTGPNANSMRCLNGGWSYTWQGHLTDRFAGKYNTIYEAVCNKFGSENVCLEQGVTYKPEGSYTEENAPEIEKAVDAARNVDIIIACIGENSYCETPGNLSDLAISANQVKLVKALANTGKPIILILNEGRPRIINDIEPLASGIINILLPGNFGGDALANILAGDVNPSAKMPYTYPRNQAELTTYDYRVSEEMDKMEGAYDYDAVVSVQWPFGYGLSYTTFEYNNFHVNSASFVADDELVFSVDVTNRGTRAGKEVVMLFSRDLVASLTPENRRLRAFKKVELQPGETKTVTLSIKASDLAFVGADGKWVLEEGDFRMQSGNQTLNITCSKTNKWDTPNK from the coding sequence ATGGCTACCTGCTTTATGCAGGTAGCCACCTTTGCAAGTGCTAAGGATACCAAAACAGAGCAAAAGATAGAAGCAGTCATTTCAAAAATGACACTTGACGAGAAAATAGGTCAAATGACAGAACTTACCATTGACGTATTGGGAGATATTGTCAATGGTGAATTCAAGCTCAATCCCGCCAAACTTCACGAGGCGATTGCAAAGTTTAAGGTGGGCTCTTTCCTTAATGCTCCAGGCCCTGTTGCACAGAATAAGGAGAAGTGGCAAGAGATTATTGGTGAGATACAGGCTAAGTCCATGAAGGAGATCGGTATTCCATGTATCTACGGATTGGATCAAAATCATGGTACCACTTATACATTAGGTGGAACATTATTTCCACAAAATATCAATATTGGTGCTTCGTTTAACCCTAAATGGGCATACGAGGCGGCGCGTATCACAGCCTACGAGACCCGTGCCAGTGATTGTCCGTGGACTTATTCACCCACAGTCGACATGGCGCGTGATCCGCGATGGTCACGTGTTTGGGAAAATTATGGTGAAGATTGCTTGGTTAATTCAATCATGGGTAGTTCTGCCATTTATGGTTTCCAGGGTAACGATCCTAATCATATTCCAGCCGACCGTATTGCAACATCGGTAAAGCACTATCTTGGATACAGTATGGCCCGCACAGGTAAGGATCGCACACCAGCTTACATACCTATTTCCGAGCTTCGAGAAAAGTGCTTTGCACCCTTCAAAGAATGCGTGCAAGCTGGAGCCTTGACCATTATGGTCAACAGTGGTTCTATAAACGGATTGCCGGTACATGCTAATTATGAATTGCTCACCAAGTGGCTAAAAGAAGATCTGAAATGGGATGGGATGTTGATAACCGATTGGGCAGACATTAACAACCTTTACACACGCGAACACATAGCTGCTAATAAAAAAGAAGCCATTCAAATAGCCATCAATGCAGGCATAGATATGGCAATGGAACCTTACGACCTCAGTTTCTGCTCATTGCTAAAAGAACTTGTACAAGAAGGTAAGGTACCGATGAGCCGCATTGATGATGCTGTTCGTAGAGTTCTTAGATTAAAATTTCGTTTGGACCTGTTCGATCGCCCCAATACCCAATCTGCAAAATATCCGCTTTTTGGCAGTCCAGAACATGCAGAATTAGCACTTCACGTAGCAGAAGAGTCAGAAATCTTACTGAAGAATAAGGATAATATATTGCCGCTTGTAAAAGGCAAAAAACTCCTCTTGACAGGCCCAAATGCTAATTCCATGCGCTGCCTGAATGGTGGGTGGAGTTATACATGGCAAGGGCATCTGACCGATAGATTTGCTGGCAAATATAATACCATTTATGAAGCGGTATGCAATAAATTTGGATCTGAGAATGTTTGTCTGGAACAAGGCGTTACTTATAAGCCCGAAGGTAGCTATACTGAAGAAAATGCTCCAGAAATTGAAAAGGCTGTAGATGCAGCTCGTAATGTAGACATTATTATTGCTTGTATTGGTGAAAACTCATACTGTGAAACACCTGGAAATCTCTCTGATCTTGCTATCTCTGCTAACCAAGTTAAACTTGTAAAAGCATTGGCTAATACAGGAAAACCCATCATATTGATCCTAAATGAGGGCCGACCAAGAATTATTAATGATATTGAACCTCTGGCAAGTGGTATTATTAATATCCTTTTGCCAGGTAATTTTGGTGGTGATGCACTAGCCAATATATTGGCAGGTGATGTAAATCCTAGTGCCAAAATGCCTTATACATATCCGCGCAATCAAGCTGAACTTACCACGTATGATTATAGGGTAAGTGAAGAAATGGACAAGATGGAAGGGGCTTATGATTATGATGCAGTAGTTTCTGTGCAATGGCCTTTTGGATATGGTCTCAGTTATACAACTTTTGAATATAATAATTTTCATGTAAATTCTGCCTCATTTGTTGCGGATGATGAGTTGGTCTTTTCTGTAGACGTAACCAATCGTGGCACTCGTGCTGGAAAAGAAGTCGTAATGTTGTTCAGCCGTGATTTGGTGGCATCACTGACTCCCGAAAATCGCAGGTTACGAGCTTTCAAAAAAGTAGAATTACAACCTGGTGAAACTAAGACTGTTACACTGTCCATTAAAGCCAGCGATTTGGCATTTGTTGGTGCCGATGGAAAGTGGGTTCTTGAAGAAGGAGATTTTCGTATGCAAAGTGGCAATCAGACGTTGAATATTACATGCAGCAAAACGAATAAATGGGATACTCCTAACAAATAA
- a CDS encoding zinc ribbon domain-containing protein YjdM, with translation MNEIPNCPNCQGENTYFDGSLYVCPDCSHEFNAESAAAETTPDVPRDSNGAELMDGDSVTVIKDLKVKGSSMVIKRGTKVKSIRLTEIPEEVDCKIDGSSIVLKTCFLKK, from the coding sequence ATGAACGAAATTCCAAATTGTCCGAACTGCCAGGGTGAAAACACCTACTTTGACGGTTCCCTTTACGTATGTCCCGACTGTTCCCACGAGTTCAACGCAGAAAGCGCTGCGGCGGAAACAACTCCCGATGTACCCCGCGACAGCAATGGGGCCGAACTGATGGATGGCGATTCTGTAACTGTAATCAAGGATCTTAAAGTAAAAGGATCATCAATGGTCATTAAAAGAGGAACGAAAGTTAAAAGCATTCGCCTGACAGAAATCCCTGAAGAAGTTGACTGTAAAATAGATGGAAGCAGTATTGTACTAAAGACTTGCTTCCTGAAAAAATAA
- a CDS encoding AI-2E family transporter, translating into MLEKKITFDSFIRFIFGVAIVIGIIYLLDKLSAVLLPFFIAWLIAYFMYPLVRFFQYKLKLKYRVLSIVCAFLTVASVIAGVFTLLVPPMIEEFGKANNLIMTYISNESNINVFPQRIADFINQNLDVKELNKIFSSENITNLTKNALPKLWNLLSESLDILFSVIASFIILLYTVFILLDYEAIAEGWIEFIPSRYRRFASSVITDLKNGMNRYFRGQALVATCVMILSGIGFLIIGYPLALGLALLIGVLSMVPYMKVIALFPALILGLLKVADTGESIWVVLGSALLVFAIVQAIEDSFIVPKVMGRVTGLNPAVILLSLSIWGSLLGILGMIIALPTTSLILSYYKRFVIHREKIINPESSDNQHEKVYTEK; encoded by the coding sequence ATGCTTGAAAAGAAAATCACATTCGATAGCTTTATTCGTTTTATCTTTGGAGTAGCCATAGTTATTGGAATTATATATTTGCTCGATAAGCTGAGTGCGGTATTACTTCCTTTCTTTATAGCATGGCTAATAGCGTACTTCATGTATCCGTTAGTGAGATTCTTTCAATATAAATTAAAACTAAAATACAGAGTTTTATCCATTGTTTGTGCCTTCTTGACTGTAGCTTCCGTTATAGCAGGCGTCTTTACCTTACTTGTTCCGCCCATGATCGAGGAATTCGGGAAAGCAAATAACCTGATTATGACTTACATTTCCAACGAATCAAACATCAATGTCTTTCCTCAGAGAATCGCTGATTTTATCAATCAAAATCTGGATGTTAAGGAGCTCAATAAAATATTCAGCTCGGAGAACATTACCAATCTTACAAAGAATGCGCTTCCCAAACTCTGGAATTTATTATCTGAATCACTGGATATTCTGTTCAGCGTTATCGCTTCTTTTATTATTCTTCTATATACAGTCTTCATACTTCTTGATTATGAAGCCATTGCAGAAGGCTGGATAGAATTTATACCTAGCAGATACAGACGATTTGCATCCAGCGTAATTACCGATCTGAAAAATGGCATGAACCGTTACTTCAGAGGACAGGCTTTGGTTGCTACGTGTGTTATGATACTTTCTGGAATAGGATTTCTTATTATTGGTTATCCATTAGCATTGGGACTTGCGCTGTTAATTGGCGTATTATCTATGGTGCCTTATATGAAAGTTATTGCTTTATTTCCGGCACTTATTCTAGGATTACTAAAAGTAGCCGATACGGGAGAAAGTATCTGGGTTGTTTTAGGATCGGCATTATTAGTTTTTGCAATTGTTCAGGCAATTGAAGATTCTTTTATAGTTCCTAAAGTTATGGGAAGAGTTACGGGACTTAATCCTGCTGTTATATTACTCTCTCTTTCCATTTGGGGATCTTTGCTGGGAATACTAGGTATGATCATTGCATTGCCAACAACTTCTCTTATACTGTCATATTATAAAAGATTCGTAATACACCGTGAAAAAATTATCAACCCTGAAAGCTCTGATAATCAACACGAAAAGGTATACACCGAAAAATAA
- a CDS encoding thymidine kinase gives MVIFSEDQILETRKRGRIEVICGSMFSGKTEELIRRLKRAKFARQRVEIYKPAIDIRYSEEDVVSHDSNSISSIPIESSASILLFSSDIDVVGIDEAQFFDKGLVDVCSKLADSGVRVIIAGLDMDYKGVPFGPMPDLCAIADEVTKVHAICVKCGQLAYISHRIVKNDKRVLLGEKDEYEPLCRECYNKALKESTD, from the coding sequence ATGGTAATATTTTCCGAAGATCAAATCTTAGAAACACGAAAGAGAGGCCGGATTGAGGTTATTTGCGGTTCTATGTTTTCTGGCAAAACAGAAGAATTAATCCGCAGATTAAAAAGAGCCAAATTTGCCCGACAAAGAGTTGAGATTTACAAGCCTGCAATCGACATCCGATATTCTGAAGAAGATGTAGTTTCTCACGACAGTAATTCTATATCTTCCATTCCCATAGAATCATCTGCCAGCATTTTACTTTTCTCTTCAGACATTGACGTGGTAGGTATCGACGAGGCACAATTCTTTGATAAAGGACTTGTTGATGTTTGCAGTAAATTAGCCGACAGTGGTGTAAGGGTTATCATCGCAGGATTAGACATGGATTATAAAGGAGTACCATTTGGTCCGATGCCAGATTTGTGCGCTATTGCCGACGAAGTTACAAAAGTGCATGCTATCTGTGTGAAATGCGGCCAACTTGCATACATATCACACCGTATCGTTAAAAACGACAAACGTGTTCTTTTAGGAGAAAAAGATGAATACGAACCTCTTTGCAGGGAATGTTACAATAAAGCTCTGAAGGAAAGTACTGATTAG
- the rsmI gene encoding 16S rRNA (cytidine(1402)-2'-O)-methyltransferase: protein MAKLYVVPTPVGNLEDMTFRAIKVLKEADLILAEDTRTSGILLKHFEIKNAMQSHHKFNEHKMVESVVNRIKGGETVALISDAGTPGISDPGFLVVRECIKNDIEVQCLPGATAFVPAVVSSGLPNERFCFEGFLPQKKGRMTRLKSLQSETRTMIFYESPHRLLKTLTQFGEYFGTERKASVSREISKLYEETVRGTLAELVEHFTNVDPRGEIVIVLAGLDD, encoded by the coding sequence ATGGCAAAATTGTATGTTGTACCAACTCCAGTCGGTAATTTAGAAGATATGACTTTCAGAGCTATTAAAGTATTGAAAGAAGCAGATCTTATTTTAGCCGAGGATACACGTACCTCAGGTATATTACTAAAACACTTTGAAATAAAGAACGCCATGCAGTCTCACCATAAGTTTAATGAACATAAAATGGTGGAAAGCGTTGTTAATAGAATAAAGGGTGGGGAAACTGTTGCATTGATTTCGGATGCAGGAACTCCAGGTATATCCGATCCTGGCTTTTTAGTAGTCAGGGAATGTATTAAAAATGATATAGAAGTTCAATGTCTTCCCGGAGCAACAGCTTTTGTTCCGGCAGTTGTTTCTTCAGGACTTCCGAATGAGCGCTTTTGCTTTGAAGGATTTCTTCCCCAGAAGAAAGGGCGAATGACCAGATTAAAGTCTTTGCAGAGTGAAACTCGTACAATGATTTTTTATGAATCACCTCATCGCCTGCTCAAGACATTAACGCAGTTTGGAGAATATTTTGGAACAGAGAGAAAGGCTTCTGTTTCAAGAGAAATATCTAAATTGTATGAAGAAACAGTGCGTGGAACATTGGCTGAATTAGTAGAACACTTTACAAACGTTGACCCTCGTGGCGAAATAGTTATTGTGCTGGCAGGTCTTGACGATTAG
- a CDS encoding YjjG family noncanonical pyrimidine nucleotidase, with translation MYKSIFIDLDDTLWNFTANANETFQEMYEKYQFNRYFNSFEHFYALYQKRNQELWVEYGDGKISKEDLNRKRFLFPLEAVGMPDAALAKSYSDDFFSVIPTKSQLVPYAKEALDYLSSKYRLFILSNGFHELQFQKMRSAGISHYFEKVILSEDIHVHKPYPEIFKFALSSTQSRLEESLMIGDSWDADIVGAKGIGMHQMFYNCTCRSEYPFRPTYLINSLSEIPLLL, from the coding sequence ATGTATAAAAGTATATTTATAGATTTAGACGACACACTTTGGAATTTTACAGCCAATGCAAATGAAACCTTTCAGGAAATGTATGAAAAGTATCAATTTAATCGGTATTTTAATTCTTTCGAGCATTTCTATGCATTATACCAAAAAAGAAATCAGGAACTTTGGGTTGAATATGGTGATGGTAAAATAAGCAAAGAAGATCTGAATCGTAAACGTTTTCTTTTTCCACTTGAGGCTGTTGGTATGCCAGATGCTGCATTGGCGAAAAGCTATTCTGATGATTTCTTTTCAGTGATTCCTACTAAAAGCCAGTTGGTACCTTATGCAAAAGAAGCTCTTGATTATCTATCTTCAAAGTATCGTCTATTTATTCTTTCTAATGGATTCCACGAACTCCAGTTTCAGAAGATGCGTTCTGCCGGCATTTCTCATTATTTTGAAAAAGTTATTCTCTCAGAAGATATTCACGTTCACAAACCGTATCCTGAAATTTTTAAGTTCGCCCTATCTTCAACTCAGTCAAGACTTGAAGAATCATTAATGATAGGTGATAGCTGGGATGCTGACATTGTTGGTGCTAAAGGAATTGGCATGCATCAAATGTTTTATAATTGTACTTGTCGGAGCGAATATCCTTTTCGTCCCACTTATCTCATAAACTCATTGTCTGAGATTCCGCTACTTCTTTGA
- a CDS encoding TonB-dependent receptor, which yields MKRKLMMLLTCLFVGIGLVTAQTSKVTGLVVSEEDGQPVIGASVAVKGATVGAVSDIDGKFSISNVPSSAKTLVISYIGMVTQEVAIKPNLKITLKSNAQVTDEVVVVAYGTAKKSSFTGSASTIKADKISKQQNSNVSKALEGAVAGVQITSSTGQPGSSATISVRGIGSISASRSPLIVVDGVPYEGSLNSINNADIESMTILKDAAANSLYGARGANGVVMITTKKGANGKTKISLEAKWGSNSRGVKAYKTIRNEGDYYEMFWEAMKNTAINVNGLNPIDAGVFASKNLVGQLGGYNSYNVADSELIDPISGKLNQNASLLYHDNWQKDPFVNGLRQEYNLSMSGGTDKNSFYVSMNYLDDNSYLRNSNFKRYSGRLKLDHQATEWLKTGFNMSYAQTDTNSPEVGGSNYSSLFYFGQNIAPIYPIYRYDANGSVLRDATGQKAYDYGVTEGHTRSYGSNANPYSQLINDIRNTTYDVMSAKAYVEAKFLKDFKFTLNLSADNFNYVKVGFQTPIGGDALNVNGRSSRTSQRYFALNTNQLLTYDKKINDHHFDVLVGHEIKADKSTYLYAQKEQFLIPNNPELANGAALKDATSYTTEYRLEGFFGRAQYDYKDKYYLTGSYRRDASSRFHPDNRWGSFWSVGASWRLKQESFLSEVEPINDLKLKVSYGTQGNDDIGNNTPYLDQYDVVPQDGSIGLVYSWRGNKDLTWEKSKNFNTGLEFGFWERFTGDIEYFIKSTSDLLYYKPMPPSAGLPNKMPVNDMAMKNYGIEANLGVKIINTNNIKWSIDGNITKYKNEVTRLAKGKDPKGYYTGDYWRKEGGSLYDWYTYKYAGVDPNNGDALYYMDVKDDAGVVTDVKTTNDPNKATRYEIGKSAIPTLYGGLATTVEAYGFDFSIATAFQGGGYIMDSGYMALMDGGSAGTNWSPDIFARWTPQNQNTNVPRVQQGYQYANQSSDRFLVKNDCFSLKNITLGYTLPKRILSRIGVQSLRVYAVGDNLYFTSKRQGLDPRQYMDGSMNAAAYSAIRTISFGLNLNF from the coding sequence ATGAAAAGAAAATTAATGATGTTATTGACATGCCTTTTCGTAGGCATTGGTTTGGTCACTGCCCAAACCTCTAAAGTAACAGGTCTTGTTGTTTCGGAAGAAGACGGGCAGCCGGTTATTGGAGCATCTGTTGCAGTTAAAGGTGCAACTGTTGGTGCTGTTTCTGATATAGATGGGAAATTCTCTATATCGAATGTTCCCAGTTCAGCTAAGACCTTGGTCATTTCTTATATAGGAATGGTTACTCAGGAAGTTGCAATTAAGCCAAATCTGAAAATAACCTTAAAATCAAATGCACAGGTAACAGATGAAGTTGTAGTGGTTGCTTATGGAACAGCAAAGAAATCTTCCTTTACAGGTTCTGCATCAACAATCAAAGCTGATAAGATAAGTAAGCAGCAAAATTCAAATGTCTCAAAAGCGTTGGAGGGTGCTGTTGCCGGAGTACAGATTACTTCTTCTACAGGTCAACCTGGTAGCTCTGCAACTATATCAGTACGCGGTATTGGGTCTATCAGTGCTAGTAGATCTCCTCTTATTGTTGTAGATGGGGTTCCTTATGAAGGTTCTTTAAACTCTATTAATAATGCGGATATAGAATCAATGACTATATTGAAAGATGCAGCAGCTAATTCGCTTTATGGTGCTCGTGGTGCTAATGGTGTAGTTATGATTACTACTAAAAAAGGAGCTAATGGCAAAACTAAAATTAGTTTGGAAGCTAAATGGGGTTCTAATTCAAGAGGCGTTAAAGCATATAAGACTATTCGTAATGAAGGAGACTACTACGAAATGTTTTGGGAAGCAATGAAAAATACGGCAATCAATGTAAATGGCTTAAACCCAATAGATGCAGGTGTTTTTGCCTCAAAAAATCTAGTAGGACAGTTAGGAGGATATAATTCTTATAATGTTGCTGATTCTGAGCTGATTGATCCAATATCCGGTAAGTTAAATCAAAATGCATCTTTATTATACCATGATAACTGGCAAAAAGATCCTTTTGTAAATGGATTACGTCAAGAATATAATCTTTCAATGAGCGGAGGTACAGACAAAAATTCATTTTATGTTTCTATGAATTATTTGGATGACAATTCTTATCTTCGTAATTCAAATTTTAAACGTTATTCAGGACGGTTGAAACTTGATCATCAAGCAACAGAATGGCTTAAAACTGGATTTAATATGAGCTATGCTCAGACAGACACAAATTCACCTGAAGTTGGAGGCTCAAACTATTCTTCACTATTTTACTTTGGACAAAATATAGCTCCTATATATCCAATCTATCGATATGATGCAAATGGATCTGTTCTTAGAGATGCTACAGGTCAAAAGGCATATGATTATGGTGTTACCGAAGGACATACAAGATCTTATGGCAGTAATGCTAATCCTTATTCTCAGCTAATTAATGATATAAGAAACACAACATATGATGTTATGTCTGCTAAAGCTTATGTTGAAGCTAAGTTCTTGAAAGATTTTAAATTTACTTTAAATCTGAGTGCTGATAATTTTAATTATGTAAAAGTAGGTTTTCAAACACCTATTGGGGGAGATGCTTTGAATGTTAATGGTAGAAGTTCCAGAACAAGCCAACGTTATTTTGCATTAAATACAAATCAGTTACTAACTTACGATAAAAAAATTAATGATCATCATTTTGATGTGTTAGTTGGTCATGAGATAAAAGCTGATAAATCAACGTATCTATATGCACAGAAAGAACAATTTTTGATTCCTAATAATCCAGAACTAGCTAATGGTGCAGCATTAAAGGATGCTACATCTTATACAACAGAGTATCGCCTCGAAGGTTTTTTTGGACGTGCACAATATGACTATAAAGACAAGTATTATCTTACAGGTTCTTATCGTCGCGATGCTTCTTCTCGTTTTCACCCGGATAATCGTTGGGGAAGCTTTTGGTCTGTTGGTGCATCTTGGAGATTGAAACAAGAAAGTTTTCTTTCTGAAGTAGAGCCAATAAATGATTTAAAATTGAAAGTGAGTTATGGTACTCAGGGTAATGATGATATAGGAAATAATACTCCTTATCTAGATCAGTATGATGTTGTCCCTCAAGATGGTTCTATTGGTCTTGTTTATAGTTGGCGTGGGAATAAAGATCTTACTTGGGAAAAAAGTAAAAATTTTAATACTGGCCTTGAATTTGGATTTTGGGAACGCTTTACTGGTGATATAGAGTATTTTATTAAGAGTACATCTGATTTATTATATTATAAGCCAATGCCTCCATCTGCCGGTTTACCTAATAAAATGCCTGTGAACGATATGGCAATGAAAAATTATGGTATTGAGGCTAATCTTGGTGTGAAAATTATTAATACAAATAATATAAAGTGGAGTATTGATGGTAATATAACAAAGTATAAAAATGAAGTAACACGACTTGCAAAAGGAAAGGATCCAAAAGGGTATTATACTGGGGATTATTGGAGAAAAGAAGGTGGAAGCTTATATGATTGGTATACTTACAAATATGCCGGTGTTGATCCTAATAATGGAGATGCATTATATTATATGGATGTAAAAGATGATGCAGGTGTAGTAACAGATGTTAAGACCACTAATGATCCGAATAAAGCAACGAGATATGAAATTGGAAAATCTGCAATTCCAACTCTTTATGGTGGTTTAGCTACTACTGTGGAGGCTTATGGCTTTGATTTTTCAATTGCTACAGCATTTCAAGGAGGAGGTTATATAATGGACTCTGGCTATATGGCTTTGATGGATGGTGGTAGTGCTGGAACTAACTGGTCTCCAGATATTTTTGCTCGTTGGACGCCTCAAAATCAGAATACGAATGTTCCTCGTGTACAACAAGGATATCAATATGCAAACCAATCATCCGATAGATTTTTGGTTAAGAATGATTGCTTTAGCTTGAAAAATATTACTTTGGGATATACTTTGCCAAAACGAATTTTATCCAGAATTGGCGTTCAGTCTTTGAGAGTATATGCCGTAGGAGATAACTTGTACTTTACTTCAAAAAGGCAAGGGTTAGATCCGAGACAATATATGGATGGCTCTATGAATGCTGCAGCTTATTCTGCAATTAGAACGATATCTTTTGGACTTAATTTGAACTTTTGA
- a CDS encoding RagB/SusD family nutrient uptake outer membrane protein, which yields MKLFKLTTILLLTASFLFSSCGEDYITVDPTDVATGDQIDKLAKDNPEKLKIIIDPLLAGIYNYLNQYNTQGSTKTVHNDFGLMSIFHLGDVMNDDLAFHVQGSGWFTYDYQLDYRAEQYTRTYQYWNFFYTIINKANTVISKIPADVTDADIKAIKGQVLALRGMSYYYLINMYQQTYSSLSDPSKALGVPLIYTTAEGQSRLNRVPVKEVYEQLEKDLLNAIDLLAGYQRPSKTNINKEVAQILLSRAYLTEEKWAEAASMAHEARINSTAQLMSASEVAKDGFNNISNKEWMWGADITAETSTKFASLFSFICTFDAGYGGAVGQYRKIDAKLYSNFSSSDARLALFKSPNAIVDANSSDVTVKCPAYTNLKFKKVTGWEADYVFMRLSEAYLTEAEALAHQGKNADAAQVLKELMANRDPSWNQSSVTVDDVYTQRRLELWGEGFSFFDHLRLKKDIVRNYQGSNHWSGGLFNVTAGDWKLLYQVPRRELQENEQIKSEDQNP from the coding sequence ATGAAACTATTTAAATTAACCACAATATTGCTTTTAACCGCATCGTTTCTTTTTTCATCTTGCGGAGAAGATTATATAACAGTAGATCCAACAGATGTTGCTACTGGAGATCAGATAGATAAATTAGCAAAAGACAATCCTGAAAAGTTGAAGATAATAATAGATCCTCTTTTGGCAGGTATTTATAATTACCTAAATCAATATAATACCCAAGGTTCTACGAAGACTGTTCATAATGATTTTGGATTAATGTCTATTTTTCATTTGGGGGATGTTATGAATGACGACCTTGCATTTCATGTACAAGGCTCAGGATGGTTTACTTATGACTATCAGTTAGATTATCGAGCTGAGCAATATACTCGTACTTATCAATATTGGAATTTCTTTTATACAATTATAAATAAAGCTAATACGGTAATTAGTAAAATTCCTGCAGATGTAACAGATGCTGATATTAAAGCTATAAAAGGTCAGGTTCTTGCGTTAAGGGGGATGTCGTATTATTATTTAATAAATATGTATCAGCAAACTTACTCCTCTTTGTCAGATCCTTCTAAAGCTTTAGGTGTCCCTTTAATTTATACAACAGCAGAAGGTCAGTCAAGGTTAAATCGTGTTCCTGTAAAAGAAGTTTATGAACAATTAGAGAAGGATTTACTGAATGCAATTGATCTGCTAGCCGGTTATCAAAGACCATCTAAAACCAATATAAACAAGGAAGTTGCTCAGATTTTGCTTTCTCGTGCTTATTTAACTGAGGAAAAATGGGCTGAAGCAGCATCTATGGCACATGAGGCTCGTATAAATTCGACTGCGCAGCTTATGTCTGCTAGCGAAGTAGCTAAGGATGGATTTAATAATATAAGTAATAAAGAATGGATGTGGGGAGCTGATATAACAGCAGAAACATCAACAAAATTTGCTTCATTATTCTCTTTTATTTGTACTTTTGATGCTGGGTATGGTGGCGCTGTAGGTCAATATCGGAAAATTGATGCTAAATTATATTCTAACTTTTCATCTTCAGATGCGCGTTTAGCTTTGTTTAAAAGTCCAAATGCTATTGTTGATGCGAATAGTTCTGATGTAACTGTAAAATGTCCGGCATATACAAATCTTAAGTTTAAGAAAGTAACTGGCTGGGAAGCAGATTATGTTTTTATGAGATTATCTGAAGCTTATTTAACAGAAGCCGAAGCTTTGGCTCATCAAGGTAAAAATGCAGATGCAGCTCAAGTGCTTAAAGAGTTAATGGCTAATAGAGATCCAAGCTGGAATCAATCTTCTGTTACAGTAGATGATGTATATACCCAGCGTCGTTTGGAACTTTGGGGAGAAGGATTTTCCTTTTTTGACCATTTACGTTTAAAGAAAGATATTGTTAGAAATTATCAGGGTAGTAATCATTGGTCGGGTGGTCTGTTTAATGTTACTGCTGGCGATTGGAAACTTTTGTATCAGGTTCCTCGTAGAGAATTACAGGAAAATGAGCAGATTAAAAGTGAAGATCAGAATCCTTAA